In Quercus robur chromosome 10, dhQueRobu3.1, whole genome shotgun sequence, a genomic segment contains:
- the LOC126703860 gene encoding uncharacterized protein LOC126703860: MEEMKENMRRTNPIEDLVHRTDSPFTASINGHPLPSKFKLPSLDSYDGTRDPFDHIATFKTTMHLQVVPDEIMCRAFPTTLKGLARFWFSKIPPSSVGSFKELSKLFVNNFIGGQRHKCSSSSLLTIEQGENESLRSFITRFNKEALSADGVDDKLLLAAFHNGINSDLFIHKLYEKELQTMAELVHSAQNFMNAEDAIIAKKRKRAERMEAHPARHSEQGPRPKKGRTEDKKERYNRKTGPLGRSQNYTPLNAPLDQVLMQIKDDTSLKWLEKMKGDPNKHNKSKYCHFHRDHGHDTDECYDLKQQIENLIRQGKLRHFVGRDHRDEKLKGKMEESSQPPLGEIRIIVGGNSMRQSSRSKKTYLKVVQNVQLFRRSTRMRLMDKPAISFTDEDAERIHHPHDDAIVITLLIANYTTRRVLVDNGSSADILYYPAFQQMRLRQDQLRPVCSPLIGFGGMKVQLVGTITLPVVVGSYPQ; the protein is encoded by the coding sequence atggaggaaatgaaagagaacatgAGGAGGACAAATCCTATAGAAGATTTGGTCCACAGAACTGACTCTccctttacggcttccatcaacggtcaTCCTCTACCATCAAAATTCAAACTACCTTCCCTGGATTCGTACGATGGAACGCGTGACCCATTTGACCATATTGCTACTTTCAAGACAACTATGCACCTTCAAGTGGTCCCTGATGAAATcatgtgtagagccttccctaccaccCTTAAAGGCCTGGCGCGATTTTGGTTCAGCAAAATACCTCCAAGTTCTGTAGGTTCTTTCAAAGAGTTAAGCAAATTGTTTGTTAACAACTTCATTGGGGGACAAAGACACAAGTGTTCTTCGTCCAGCTTGCTGACCATAGAGCAAGGGGAGAACGAAAGCCTGCGGTCATTCATCACTCGCTTCAACAAAGAAGCCCTTAGTGCGGATGGGGTAGACGACAAGCTTCTATTGGCTGCCTTCCACAACGGGATTAATTCTGATTTATTTATCCACAAGTTATATGAGAAGGAGCTTCAAACCATGGCTGAGCTTGTCCATTCGGCTCAGAActtcatgaatgcagaagatgcgaTCATAgccaaaaagaggaaaagagctgAAAGGATGGAAGCGCACCCAGCACGCCACTCAGAACAAggccctcgtccaaagaagggacggacggAAGATAAGAAGGAACGATATAATAGGAAGACGGGTCCTTTGGGAAGAAGCCAGAACTATACGCCCCTAAATGCTCCACTTGATCAGGTactcatgcaaatcaaagacgaCACTTCCCTAAAATGGCtagagaagatgaagggagatcccaataagcACAATAAGAGTAAATATTGTCACTTCCACAGGGACCATGGGCATGACACGGATGAATGTTATGACCTGAAACAGCAGATTGAGAAtcttattagacaaggaaagctgagACACTTCGTTGGAAGGGATCATAGAGATGAGaagttgaaaggaaaaatggagGAATCGTCCCAGCCCCCACTAGGAGAGATAAGGATTATTGTTGGAGGAAACTCGATGAGGCAATCTTCCAGGTCGAAGAAGACGTATCTCAAAGTGGTGCAAAACGTCCAGCTCTTTAGACGATCAACAAGGATGAGATTAATGGACAAGCCGGCCATTTCCTTCACCGACGAAGATGCTGAGAGGATCCATCACCCGCATGATGATGCGATTGTCATTACTCTGCTTATTGCAAACTATACAACCAGAAGAGTGTTAGTTGACAATGGAAGTTCAGCAGACATATTGTACTACCCTGCCTTCCAACAGATGAGACTTAGGCAGGATCAACTTCGTCCAGTTTGCTCACCATTGATAGGGTTCGGAGGAATGAAGGTGCAGCTCGTAGGCACCATTACATTACCAGTAGTGGTAGGGTCATACCCGCAGTAG
- the LOC126703861 gene encoding uncharacterized protein LOC126703861, translated as MTDHPLKKAMNKLEAARRLIQWAVELSEFNIRYQLRNAIKAQALAYFIGEFTSSHENLGEGEYNNKWVVHVDGSSTLYAGGIGVFLQSTEGDKLKYKARLQYQTTNNEVEYEALLKRLELAKSVEADSILVLGDSQLVIGQVNGTCEAKEDRMKKYLRKVVRLVRKFKKADFIQIPREENVEVDILAKEASANEALDELDEVHYMPSIDLPEMLQIEGDRNWMTPIVSYLKDGRLPEEKDEARKLRVKSAKYVLMDEMLYKKGFSQPLLRCLALDEANYMLREVHEGACGNHSGARSLVHKVIRSGFYWPTIQADAKAYVKVCDQCQRFSNIPRQPAEYLTPMMAPWPFAQWGLDILGPFPTGTRQMKFLVVGIDYFTKWVEAEPLAKITQQNVKNFVWKNILGMKNHYSLPSHPQANGQAEVANRSLLKIIKTRLEGTKGVWPDELPGVLWAYRTTVKTPTGETPFKLAYGSEAVIPAEVRMTSHRVRKY; from the exons ATGACGGACCATCCGctcaagaaggcaatgaacaagctgGAAGCCGCAAGACGGCTGATTCAATGGGCGGTGGAACTTAGTGAATTCAACATTCGGTACCAACTGAGAAATGCAATAAAGGCTCAAGCCCTAGCATATTTCATCGGAGAGTTCACTTCGAGTCATGAGAATCTTGGGGAAGGAGAGTACAATAACAAATGGGTCGTCCATGTAGATGGATCGTCTACATTGTATGCTGGAGGAATAGGAGTTTTTTTGCAGTCGACAGAAGGAGACAAATTAAAGTACAAGGCCCGTTTGCAATACCAGACTACTAATAATGAAGTggagtatgaagcccttttaAAGAGGTTGGAGTTGGCCAAGTCTGTAGAAGCAGACTCAATACTTGTCTTGGGAGACTCTCAATTGGTCATAGGCCAAGTAAATGGGACATGCGAAGCCAAGGAAgacagaatgaagaaatatctaaggaaggtAGTACGCCTTGTaaggaaattcaaaaaagctgattttattcaaatcccaagggaagagaatgTGGAAGTAGATATTCTGGCGAAGGAAGCGTCTGCGAATGAAGCGTTGGACGAGTTGGATGAAGTACACTACATGCCAAGTATAGACCTTCCAGAAATGCTGCAGATAGAGGGTGACagaaattggatgaccccaatAGTGTCATACTTGAAGGACGGAAGGCTTccagaagagaaggacgaaGCTAGGAAGCTTAGGGTCAAATCAGCCAAGTACGTACTTATGGACGAAATGTTATACAAAAAaggtttttcccagcctctcttAAGATGTTTGGCTCTGGACGAGGCAAACTACATGTTGAGGGAGGTTCATGAAGGAGCATGTGGAAACCATTCGGGAGCCAGATCACTCGTCCATAAAGTCATCCGTAGCGGattctattggccaaccatccaAGCTGATGCTAAGGCATATGTCAAAGTATGTGATCAATGTCAACGCTTTAGCAACATTCCCAGACAGCCAGCAGAGTATCTCACACCAATGATGGCCCCTTGGCCTTTCGCGCAATGGggactagacattttggggcccTTTCCAACTGGAACTCGGCAAATGAAGTTTCTGGTGGTAggaatagattacttcacaaaatgggtggaagccgaaCCCTTAGCAAAAATTACGCAACAGAATGTCAAGAACTTCGtttggaagaacatt CTTGGAATGAAGAACCATTACTCCTTACCCTCCCACCCGCAGGCCAATGGCCAGGCAGAAgtagcaaaccgatccttgttgaagatcatcaagactcggctcgaaggGACAAAGGGAGTATGGCCGGATGAGTTACCAGGTGTTTTATGGGCTTATAGAACGACAGTGAAAACTCCAACAGGGGAAACTCCTTTTAAACTAGCCTATGGAAGTGAGGCAGTTATACCGGCAGAAGTACGCATGACGAGCCACAGGGTGAGGAAGTATTAA